The proteins below come from a single Chelmon rostratus isolate fCheRos1 chromosome 10, fCheRos1.pri, whole genome shotgun sequence genomic window:
- the lhfpl4b gene encoding LHFPL tetraspan subfamily member 3 protein, whose amino-acid sequence MSVSPAVADLSRLYQTEFVRSARAVGVLWAVCTLCFAIIQVVVLVQPSWIGTTATRHQGVGPAPPSGTLGLFEVCVESEWPVPDCRGGLSSLSPLPSFQSVAVLVGVSLWAVWTSVLCLCLFRFCSAATVYKICAWLQLTAGFCLALACLLFPDSWESPEMRALCGDSVGSFSPGNCSVHWAYILAILGVLDAAILATLAFVLANRQDALLPPDAKEVTTGLLMSA is encoded by the exons atgTCGGTGTCGCCCGCTGTCGCCGACCTCTCTCGTCTCTATCAGACAGAGTTTGTTCGCAGCGCCCGGGCGGTCGGCGTCCTCTGGGCCGTCTGTACACTCTGCTTCGCCATCATCCAGGTGGTCGTCCTGGTGCAGCCATCCTGGATCGGCACCACCGCCACCCGCCACCAGGGGGTGGGACCGGCCCCGCCCAGTGGAACCCTGGGACTGTTTGAG gtgtgtgtggagTCGGAATGGCCAGTCCCAGACTGTCGTGGTGGTCTGTccagtctgtctcctctgccGTCCTTCCAGTCGGTGGCAGTGTTGGTGGGAGTGTCTCTGTGGGCAGTGTGGACCAGCGtcctctgcctgtgtctctTCAGGTTCTGCAGCGCTGCAACCGTCTACAAGATCTGCGCATGGCTGCAGCTCACTGCAG gtTTCTGTCTGGCATTAGCTTGTCTTCTGTTTCCAGACTCATGGGAGAGTCCAGAGATGAGAGCTCTGTGTGGAGACTCT GTGGGCAGTTTCTCTCCAGGTAACTGTTCGGTCCACTGGGCCTACATCCTGGCCATCCTGGGGGTTCTGGATGCTGCCATCTTGGCCACGTTGGCCTTTGTCCTCGCCAACAGACAGGATGCCCTGCTGCCGCCAGACGCCAAGGAGG tgaccACAGGTCTGCTGATGTCAGCGTAG